GGATCGGCGCAGGTACAGCGCGGAGGTTTGCGCAGGAAGGCGCTCAAGTGGTCCTCGCCGACGTGCAGGCTGAGGAAGGCGAACGCGTGCGCACCGACATTGAGGAGCAGGGCGGTCAGGCACTGTACGTGAACTGCGACGTGAGCGACGCTGAATCGGTACGGCAGGCCATCCAGGCTGCCGTGGAGCGGTTCGGGCGACTAGACGTGGTGTTTGCAAATGCGGGCATCAACGGCGTCTGGACACCTATCGACGAGCTGGAGCCCGAGGAGTGGGATAAGACCTTGAACATCAACCTGCGGGGCACCTATCTGACCGTCCACTACGCTGTACCGCACCTCAAGAAGGCGGGCGGCGGAAGCATCATCATCACGAGCAGCGTCAACGGTAACCGCACCTTCTCTAGCCCTGGTGCGAGCGCCTACAGCACCTCCAAGGCCGGGCAGGTCGCATTTATGAAGATGATCGCGCTGGAACTCGGCCGAGACAACATCCGCTGTAACGCGGTGTGCCCTGGAGCGATCCACACCAACATCGAGCAGCGCACCGAGCACCGCGACACCGAAAAGCTCGGGATCGAGGTCGAATTGCCCGAGGGCAGCCCCGCCCTGAACGAGGGTCAGGGTGAGCCGGTGGACGTCGCCGACACCTGCCTGTTCCTAGCCTCGGACCTCAGCCGCCACGTATCTGGCGTGGACATTTATGTGGACGGGGGTGCGTCACTGCTGCGCTAGAAAACGTCTCTTTGAGCAAAAAGAACCCCACGGGGAGGCGCAGACTACGGTCATG
This is a stretch of genomic DNA from Deinococcus hopiensis KR-140. It encodes these proteins:
- a CDS encoding SDR family oxidoreductase, which translates into the protein MKMLEGKVAFITGGASGIGAGTARRFAQEGAQVVLADVQAEEGERVRTDIEEQGGQALYVNCDVSDAESVRQAIQAAVERFGRLDVVFANAGINGVWTPIDELEPEEWDKTLNINLRGTYLTVHYAVPHLKKAGGGSIIITSSVNGNRTFSSPGASAYSTSKAGQVAFMKMIALELGRDNIRCNAVCPGAIHTNIEQRTEHRDTEKLGIEVELPEGSPALNEGQGEPVDVADTCLFLASDLSRHVSGVDIYVDGGASLLR